From the genome of Sander lucioperca isolate FBNREF2018 chromosome 1, SLUC_FBN_1.2, whole genome shotgun sequence, one region includes:
- the LOC116058052 gene encoding ubiquitin-conjugating enzyme E2-17 kDa-like isoform X2, with protein MALKRITKELTDLSRDPPAQCSAGPVGEDMFHWQATIMGPPDSPYQGGVFFLTIHFPTDYPFKPPKVAFTTRIYHPNINSNGSICLDILRSQWSPALTISKVLLSICSLLCDPNPDDPLVPEIARIYKTDPVKYNKTAQDWTQKYAM; from the exons ATGGCTTTAAAACGAATTACCAAG GAGCTAACCGATCTGTCCAGAGATCCTCCCGCTCAGTGCTCCGCTGGACCCGTCGGGGAAGACA tGTTTCATTGGCAAGCTACTATTATGGGTCCT CCTGACAGTCCCTATCAAGGTGGCGTATTTTTCCTGACTATTCATTTCCCTACAGATTATCCCTTCAAACCACCCAAG gTCGCCTTCACAACAAGAATTTATCACCCAAATATTAACAGTAACGGCAGCATCTGCTTGGATATTTTGAGATCACAGTGGTCTCCTGCATTAACTATCTCTAAAG tccTTTTGTCCATTTGTTCTCTGTTATGTGACCCGAACCCTGACGACCCGCTAGTGCCAGAGATCGCCCGCATCTACAAAACAGACCCTGTTAA
- the LOC116058052 gene encoding ubiquitin-conjugating enzyme E2-17 kDa-like isoform X1 — MALKRITKELTDLSRDPPAQCSAGPVGEDMFHWQATIMGPPDSPYQGGVFFLTIHFPTDYPFKPPKVAFTTRIYHPNINSNGSICLDILRSQWSPALTISKVLLSICSLLCDPNPDDPLVPEIARIYKTDPVKYSRLAREWTEKYAML, encoded by the exons ATGGCTTTAAAACGAATTACCAAG GAGCTAACCGATCTGTCCAGAGATCCTCCCGCTCAGTGCTCCGCTGGACCCGTCGGGGAAGACA tGTTTCATTGGCAAGCTACTATTATGGGTCCT CCTGACAGTCCCTATCAAGGTGGCGTATTTTTCCTGACTATTCATTTCCCTACAGATTATCCCTTCAAACCACCCAAG gTCGCCTTCACAACAAGAATTTATCACCCAAATATTAACAGTAACGGCAGCATCTGCTTGGATATTTTGAGATCACAGTGGTCTCCTGCATTAACTATCTCTAAAG tccTTTTGTCCATTTGTTCTCTGTTATGTGACCCGAACCCTGACGACCCGCTAGTGCCAGAGATCGCCCGCATCTACAAAACAGACCCTGTTAA GTATAGCAGACTAGCGAGGGAGTGGACAGAGAAGTATGCCATGCTGTGA